CACGGTAATTGGTAACTCATAGCTTCCAATAACGCTATCGGCAATCCTTCAAGTTTAGACGGCATAACAAAGATTTTAGCACCGCTAAACACTTCATTCTTAAGTTCACCTGTAACATATCCGGTGAATACTATATCAGGATCATCCCCAGCAAGTGCATGTAAACTTTTCACATACTCATCTGTTGCACTTGACCCGCCGGCAAGGACAAGTTTTAACCCTTTATCCTTCATCAACCCACGGTTTTTCTTGTATGCCTTGATCACCCACTCAACCCTTTTTTCGGGTGTCATACGCCCCATCCATAATAAATACTTTTTATGTTTAACCCCATACTTTTCCAATCCACCCGCGGAGGATGATATCACAGGCAGTGTCACGCCATTAGGTATATAATTAACGATCTTCCCATACTTTTCCTCAAAATACTTTTTCATAGTTTTTGATACCACAATCGTCCGGTCAGGAAACATTACTGCCGGGAATTCCGACATTTGAAGAAACGCACGCGCAAGCATACCCCATTTATCCGCCTGCCAATCCAACCTATGAACAGTGACAACAATATTTTTCCCAAACATTTTTGGTATCCAACAAAAAAACGCGGGCCCTAACGCATGAAAATGTATGATATCATACTTTTGGAATGATGCCGCTACCGCTGCCTGTACTGCATACGTAGCAGCATCAAAATTTTTTGAGTTTACACTATTGATATGAACTAACTTAACACCTTTATAGTTATCGTGTTTATCTTTCACATACCACGCACGGGTATAAACATCAACACTATGCCCGAGACTCACCATCCGCACAGCAAGTTCTTCTACATGCGCCTCAATCCCGCCCCATAACGACGGGATACCTTTTTGCCCTATAAACGCAATTTTCATCTACTTAGAAGCCCACTTATTTGCAAGTATCCATTTTATAGGAATTAAAACATTTTTTTTCATTGCCGGTGCCGCACTGCCTACCATCCAACAATTTTTTTCGCATTTCCGAACTTTTGCGCGCACACTTACCGCAGCAGCACTCTGCCAAATCTCATCAAACTTTTGTTTCTTAAGGCTCCCCATACTTTCTTCCATAGCATTACACGGCCGTATTTCACCAAATGGATCAACAAAAAAAACATCGCTTCCCATCTCACACGGCAATAACCGTTTGTTACCGTACACATAGTTCACTATCCCGTGGTTAAAATACGCGCGGAACCAACTCTTTGGTTTTTTACTCTTGAATAACTCATGGATAAGTTTTTTGAACTCCCCGGCAACTAAGCCCTTATCTTCGATAACATTGTCCATCTTATGAAAATAATAATTATTATGCACAATCGCCGTTGCAAATTCCATATCCAACGCACACGCAAGATGGTATAACGGTATCAAATCCTTAGCGTTTTTATCTGACACAGTAATACCAAACCCAATATCCTTAAGCCCCATCCGCTGAAGTTCAATCAATGTCCGTACTCCATGATCAAAACCGTCACGTATCCCGCGTAGCTCGTCATTAGTTTTCGGCAACCCTTCAATACTGATACGTATCCCCAGCCAGGGATACTTCTCCGCCAGTTTGATAATCCGTTCCGTAAAATATCCGTTAGTACTAATAACGATACGCTTAGTTTTCGGTTGTACAACCTTTATTATATCTTCCAAATCCTGACGTACAAACGGTTCACCACCGGTAATATTGGTGAACTTCATCTCAGGCAGTGACTCCAGGTGTGACGGCTGAATTTCATCCTCAACCTTAGACGGATAATTCCAGGTGTTACACATGTAACACTTAGCATTACAACGATACGTTACTGCA
The DNA window shown above is from Elusimicrobiota bacterium and carries:
- a CDS encoding glycosyltransferase family 4 protein, with the protein product MKIAFIGQKGIPSLWGGIEAHVEELAVRMVSLGHSVDVYTRAWYVKDKHDNYKGVKLVHINSVNSKNFDAATYAVQAAVAASFQKYDIIHFHALGPAFFCWIPKMFGKNIVVTVHRLDWQADKWGMLARAFLQMSEFPAVMFPDRTIVVSKTMKKYFEEKYGKIVNYIPNGVTLPVISSSAGGLEKYGVKHKKYLLWMGRMTPEKRVEWVIKAYKKNRGLMKDKGLKLVLAGGSSATDEYVKSLHALAGDDPDIVFTGYVTGELKNEVFSGAKIFVMPSKLEGLPIALLEAMSYQLPCLVSDIEPHKEVITEDRYGMLHNMNDFDNLAEKMGAICSYEDSVLNGMGSAAREKVKCEYNWEAVVEDTLNTYHQVVK
- a CDS encoding radical SAM protein, giving the protein MVKLEGLIAVTYRCNAKCYMCNTWNYPSKVEDEIQPSHLESLPEMKFTNITGGEPFVRQDLEDIIKVVQPKTKRIVISTNGYFTERIIKLAEKYPWLGIRISIEGLPKTNDELRGIRDGFDHGVRTLIELQRMGLKDIGFGITVSDKNAKDLIPLYHLACALDMEFATAIVHNNYYFHKMDNVIEDKGLVAGEFKKLIHELFKSKKPKSWFRAYFNHGIVNYVYGNKRLLPCEMGSDVFFVDPFGEIRPCNAMEESMGSLKKQKFDEIWQSAAAVSVRAKVRKCEKNCWMVGSAAPAMKKNVLIPIKWILANKWASK